In Syntrophales bacterium, the genomic stretch TCTGAAAATTTACTTTTCAGAGATCTCTAACCCGTTTCACGCTTTTTTTATTTAAGGCCGGCAATGCAGACGCTGATCAGGTTCATCGCGGGGAACCCGCCCATATTATGGGTAAGCCCGATCCTGGGATACTTGATCTGTCTTTCTCCCGCCTTTCCCTGAAGCTGCTTATACATCTCATACATCATCCTCAAACCGGAGGCCCCGATGGGATGGCCGAAACACTTCAAGCCTCCATCAGGCTGACAGGGGATCTTCCCGTCCAGATCGTAGAACCCATCCCTCACATCATTTCCCGCTTTACCCCGCGGGGATATCTGCAGGTCTTCGTAGGTCACAAGCTCAGTGATGGAAAAGCAATCATGGACTTCCATCATGCTGATCTCTTCCCGGGGATTATTTATCCCCGCCTCCTTATACGCCCTGGCAGCCGCATGGACCGCTGTTTTGACATAGGTGCCGTCCCAATCGGTGTACATCAATTCCTCTCCGGAACTTATCGCGATCTGGAGGGCCTTGATATAGACCGGGTCGGGCCTGAAATTCTTGGCCAAATCGGCGCGGCAAACGATCGCCGCCGCCGCCCCATCACTTACCCCGCAGCAGTCAAACAAACCGAGGGGCCAAGCGATCATTGGGGCCTTCAATACCTGTTCTTCTGTGACCTCCCTTCTCAGGTGGGCCTTCGGATTCTTTGCTCCGTTTTTATGACTTTTTATAGATATCTTTGCCAGTATCTTTTTGCCTTCCTGAGGATCTATACCGTACTTGGCAAAGTATCTCGTCGCCATCATGGCAAATCCACCCGGTGCCGTCAACCCCGGCATAATGAGCCTGTTTTTTACCCCCATCATTGTAGCCATATCTGGGAGACCACCATAACCAGTATCCTTCAGTTTTTCACAACCCAATGCCAGGCATATATCGTACGCCCCTGAAGCGACCGCATAGGCAGCCCCACGGAGCGCTTCCGAACCGGTGGCACAGAAATTTTCCACCCTCGTTACCGGAAGGAAAGGTAACTTCAAGGCCAGACTCAGAGGTGCTGCAGATAGTCCCACATTTACACTATCGAAGCAAGACCCAAACCAGGCGGCCTGAATTTCCTTCCTGTCAATTCCTGCATCTTCGATGGTTTCTTTAAACGCTTCCACCATCAGGTCTTCTGATCCGGCATCCCAGCGTTCACCGAACCTGGTACACCCCATACCAATGATGGCAACCTTATCTTTTATACCTTCCGCCATTTTTTCCTCCTTTTCAATAGTTATCGGTAGAGTTATCGGTCACGAAATTTCCCCTCACGTTCTATTCTAGAACAGGTATCGCTTTCCAAAAGTAACCATGGACACCCTTCTCTTCATCAACGTATTTCTTACGGAAACTCATTTCGACAGGCATATCAACCTTGACAGCTTCCTGATCGGCATCGGTGATATCGAACCAGTACCTTCCCCCTCCCTTAAAGTCTACAAAGCCGTAAATTGCCGGTGGGTTTAGACTAAAGGCCAACAAGTCAGCCGTATAGGTGAACAGGGTTCCCCTTTTATCCGAGAAAGGATAGTCTTCCATCTGATCCATTGTCTTGCAATCGGGGTTAACGCATATTTTCTGAGATGGAAATTGCGGAGTGCCACAAGCCTTACACCTTGAACCGCAGAGAGCCAATATCTGTCTACGGGACCTCCATAACTCTGAAATGGCCGTTGCACCCATTATTTCTCCCCGGATCCCCTTGTCTACCGGGAGGACATTGCGGAAACTGATAAATTTTTCGTAGTTCTTCAACTCTCGTCTCATGGCAAGATGTTTCTTAATCCCCCGCCTTTTACCCTTTACCTTCTCAATCTCATCGGTTACTTTAAACAACAGGGCATCACTGCCGTTGCCAAAGCTTGCAACGACAATGTTATCGCCCGGTTTGGCATCCTCAAGGGCGGCGACTAACATCATCAGCGGACTGGCCGTGCCGGTATAGCCCACGTTACTTACCATGTGATCCTGTATCTGCTCGGGATTCAATCCTAATTTCTTCCCGATGCTTTTATGGTCCCCTTCATAAAGACAGGGATAGGCTACCTTGGCTATATCTTTTACATCTAATTTGCATTTCTTGGCCAGACCGGAAATAGCTTCCATAATAAACTTTGCGTAACCGACATCTCTTATGAACCTATCCTCCCACTGGCGATCAAATGTTTGCCCATCCGCTCT encodes the following:
- a CDS encoding OB-fold domain-containing protein: MVGITSYGAYIPRYRIDRGIVYKAMGWLNPGTFMPGEKAVANFDEDSITMAVAAGINCLQGMDRGKIDALYFATTTSPYKERQSAEIIATAFNLRADIRTADFTGSIKSGTTSLLSALDALKAGSAKNAMVCTADCRIGKPGSAQEEIFGDGAAALTVGEGNVIASFVDSCSVSYDFVDHWRADGQTFDRQWEDRFIRDVGYAKFIMEAISGLAKKCKLDVKDIAKVAYPCLYEGDHKSIGKKLGLNPEQIQDHMVSNVGYTGTASPLMMLVAALEDAKPGDNIVVASFGNGSDALLFKVTDEIEKVKGKRRGIKKHLAMRRELKNYEKFISFRNVLPVDKGIRGEIMGATAISELWRSRRQILALCGSRCKACGTPQFPSQKICVNPDCKTMDQMEDYPFSDKRGTLFTYTADLLAFSLNPPAIYGFVDFKGGGRYWFDITDADQEAVKVDMPVEMSFRKKYVDEEKGVHGYFWKAIPVLE
- a CDS encoding acetyl-CoA acetyltransferase; its protein translation is MAEGIKDKVAIIGMGCTRFGERWDAGSEDLMVEAFKETIEDAGIDRKEIQAAWFGSCFDSVNVGLSAAPLSLALKLPFLPVTRVENFCATGSEALRGAAYAVASGAYDICLALGCEKLKDTGYGGLPDMATMMGVKNRLIMPGLTAPGGFAMMATRYFAKYGIDPQEGKKILAKISIKSHKNGAKNPKAHLRREVTEEQVLKAPMIAWPLGLFDCCGVSDGAAAAIVCRADLAKNFRPDPVYIKALQIAISSGEELMYTDWDGTYVKTAVHAAARAYKEAGINNPREEISMMEVHDCFSITELVTYEDLQISPRGKAGNDVRDGFYDLDGKIPCQPDGGLKCFGHPIGASGLRMMYEMYKQLQGKAGERQIKYPRIGLTHNMGGFPAMNLISVCIAGLK